A genomic segment from Gracilinanus agilis isolate LMUSP501 chromosome 1, AgileGrace, whole genome shotgun sequence encodes:
- the LOC123232498 gene encoding serine/threonine-protein phosphatase 2A 56 kDa regulatory subunit gamma isoform-like — protein MPNKNKKEKEPPKSAKSGKSTKEGQDTVEPEISNKKNSIILPQSSVSKIKLPTAQTIVKKEKRLSISRFNASNNRELQKLPALKDVPPADQEKLFIQKLRQCCVLFDFVSDPLSDLKWKEVKRAALSEMVEYITHNRNVITEPIYPEVVHMFAVNMFRTLPPSSNPTGAEFDPEEDEPTLEAAWPHLQLVYEFFLRFLESPDFQPNIAKKYIDQKFVLQLLELFDSEDPRERDFLKTTLHRIYGKFLGLRAYIRKQINNIFYRFIYETEHHNGIAELLEILGSIINGFALPLKEEHKIFLLKVLLPLHKVKSLSVYHPQLAYCVVQFLEKDSTLTEPVVMALLKYWPKTHSPKEVMFLNELEEILDVIEPSEFVKVMEPLFRQLAKCVSSPHFQVAERALYYWNNEYIMSLISDNAAKILPIMFPSLYRNSKTHWNKTIHGLIYNALKLFMEMNQKLFDDCTQQFKAEKMKEKLKMKEREEAWVKIENLAKSNPQVLKKRVT, from the coding sequence ATGCCGAATAAAAACAAGAAGGAGAAAGAACCACCAAAATCAGCAAAAAGTGGAAAAAGTACAAAAGAAGGACAAGATACTGTAGAACCGGAGATTTCTAACAAGAAAAACAGCATTATTCTTCCCCAGTCTTCAGTGTCTAAAATAAAACTACCTACTGCACAAACTATAGTGAAGAAAGAAAAGCGCCTAAGTATTTCAAGGTTTAATGCTAGCAATAACAGAGAACTACAAAAACTACCAGCTTTAAAAGATGTACCTCCTGCTGATCAAGAGAAGCTTTTTATCCAGAAGTTACGTCAATGTTGTGTCCTCTTTGACTTTGTTTCTGATCCACTAAGTGACCTAAAGTGGAAGGAAGTAAAACGAGCTGCTTTAAGTGAAATGGTAGAATATATCACACACAATCGAAATGTGATCACAGAGCCTATTTACCCTGAAGTAGTACATATGTTTGCAGTTAACATGTTTCGAACATTACCACCGTCATCCAATCCCACGGGAGCAGAATTTGATCCAGAGGAAGATGAGCCAACACTAGAAGCAGCCTGGCCTCATTTACAGCTTGtttatgaatttttcttaagATTTTTAGAATCTCCAGATTTCCAACCTAATATAGCAAAAAAATATATTGATCAGAAGTTTGTGTTGCAGCTTTTAGAGCTGTTTGACAGTGAAGATCCTCGagaaagagattttcttaaaaCTACCCTTCACAGAATCTATGGGAAATTCTTAGGCTTAAGAGCTTACATCAGGAAAcagattaataatatattttataggtTTATTTATGAAACAGAGCATCACAACGGCATAGCAGAATTACTGGAAATATTGGGAAGCATAATTAATGGATTTGCCTTACCATTAAAAGAAGAGCACAAGATTTTCTTATTGAAGGTGTTATTACCTTTGCACAAAGTGAAATCACTGAGTGTCTACCATCCTCAGCTGGCATACTGTGTAGTTCAATTTTTAGAAAAGGACAGCACACTTACTGAACCAGTGGTGATGGCACTTCTCAAATACTGGCCAAAGACTCACAGCCCAAAAGAAGTCATGTTCTTAAATGAATTAGAGGAGATTTTAGATGTTATTGAACCATCTGAATTTGTAAAGGTCATGGAACCTCTTTTCAGACAACTAGCCAAATGTGTTTCCAGCCCACATTTCCAGGTGGCAGAGCGGGCACTCTATTACTGGAATAATGAATATATTATGAGTTTAATCAGTGACAATGCAGCAAAGATTCTGCCCATCATGTTTCCATCTTTGTATCGTAATTCAAAGACTCATTGGAATAAAACAATACATGGTTTGATATACAACGCATTGAAACTCTTCATGGAGATGAACCAAAAACTGTTTGATGACTGCACACAGCAATTTAAagcagagaaaatgaaagagaagctAAAAATGAAGGAACGAGAAGAAGCATGGGTTAAAATAGAAAATCTAGCCAAATCAAATCCCCAGGTACTGAAAAAAAGAGTAACATGA